AGTCAGCACACAGCTGGGCGGGGGTCAGCAGAAACAAGTGTTGATCCAACATTCCTTTACACCCACAAAGGAGCCAATATCCTTCCCATTTCAGGTAAAGCACAGCTTATAGGAGTAGTTCACTTCCAACTTCAGAATCGTCCTACATCGCTGCACaaacccagtgtttacaaagtgaACATGCAAAAAAGGGTAAACACAAAAAACGGTTAAACAGAGAGGTAGGACAATTTAGgttgattttgaagttggaggagaaaatgagatgtGGGTCAACTGTCAAGAACTGGAATAAAACAGTTCACACAGAGCTAGATGAGATGAGCGTTTAAGGGTTAAAATGTAtagaatttgaaatgttttttttttttagaaaataaccgatcgttttgctagataagacccttcttcctcagctgggatcatttagagccctttgaagctgcatttaaactgcattttggaAGTTCAAACTCAGTGGCACCAtaaaagtccattatatggaaaGAAATCCTAAAACGTTTTGctcaaaaaactattttttttatgactgaagaaagaaaaacatgaacatCTTAGATAACAAAGGGGTGAGTacattaagtgtacatttttgttctgaaaatgaactactcctttaaagaaACATCCAAGGGCCTGATTAACTAACAGCTTGTGCCAGCGCAAACTGTCTTTTGgcgttaaaatagtactgtcaggatttacggTCAGATGTGTTTTCCCTTTAAGGTACTACTCAACCATTTGGTAGACCACACTTTAAGTCACTATATTTCACTGAAAAATGCATCAAGCTTATCTCCACCTGAATGAGCCATCTCTACTGTTTGGTGTAGTTGTGTAATGCTAAAAGAATCCACTAGATGGCACTGTGTCTGTGAGCAGCATGCCTTTTCCGCGTTCCTTCAAACCGGAAGTGACACAGCGACAATTCACTCATCCTTTGATGACGCATATCGGCGGGACTTTTAAAGGTAAGGCTATTTTGTTGACATATTATCATTTCAGAGGAGTTGTTAAACAGAATTATGTAActtaattcaacaaaaataaGTATTATAAGGGCcaaatacttttttcaaaacatgCTCTACCAAACGGTTGAGATGTCATTTTATAGTAGAGAAGCTAGCTAATGTTGCTAAAATGAGCTAATGTTTCCTAACTATTTACAATGAACTATTTACAATGAACAAAAGGGTTAgtgttgttaaaattattaatttaatattattcaattacatattagatgaaaaatattttatcaatataattttttcaccatttctgtactgtatatggtaAATATCAAGAATAAAATTGAAGAATTAATACCAATTCTGGTGTTACTATTAATTTCCTAATTTAAAATTGTCTATGTTTGTGTATTACTATATGACTAATATTGTAAGAGTACATGGTTTGTAAtacaaatagttttctttatGTTTTAGACATAATAGATGGACGTCAAATCATTTTACAGTTCGAGACCACACACTTTTCTGGCCCTAGTGCCAGAAAATCCTGAGGACTCAGATGCGGATCTGAGTGATGATGACCCTGTAGAGGATCCAGATAATCTGCCCACACCAGCAGAAGAGAGTGGGGACACTTCTTTTGATTCAGTGGATGAGGAGGAGGTTGCCTCAACAAGTTAATCCTCTAAACCACCATCCAAAAAGAAGAGGAGAATGGGGAATAACTCCCTGAAAACTGTTTCTTTGGCAGAGCTACAGGACACACCTGAACCATCACCCCCAGATAAAAAGGAAGGCAGAAGAAGATTGTGGCGGCATGAAGACATTGAGACATTCCAGGTTCCAGACTCAAGTTTTAACCACCCTGATGCTGTAAAGACACcctttcattattttaaaatgctcttCACAGATGAGATGATTACACATATCTCTGAGCAAACCACTCTCTACGCTGCCCAGGAGCTGGGAGATCCAATCAGCACCAGTCCTGAAGAGATTGAAAAATTCCTGGCAATGCTTCTCTTCATAGGTGTTTTCAGTTTCCCAGCCATCGATGACTACTGGTGCATTGAGTCACGGTTCGGTGTGATAGCCGATATTATGCCAAGGAGAAGATTCAAGCTGTTACGCCGGTACCTTCATTTTAATGACAATCAGCAGTGCGATGGCAGTCAAGATCGGTTCTACAAAATCCGCCCCCTTTTTGACATGCTTCGTCAGCAGTGTCTTCTAAACTCATCCACTTACCAGCACAGTGTGGATGAGGTCATGGTGGCGTATAAAGGCACAAGGGCTGGCTCTCTCCGCCAGTATATTGCCAACAAGCCAGACAAGTGGGGCTTTAAATTGTTCTGCCGGGCCAGCTCATCTGGCATCATTCATGACTTTCTGCTTTATCAGGGGGCATCCACATTCTTCAACGTTGCCCTAACTGAGCAGGAGGAGGCACTGCTTCTAGGGGCCAAACTTGTGACAACACTCTGCAAAACCATCACACTGCCAAGACTTTCAGTCGTCTTCTGTGACAACTTCTTCACCAGTTTCGACTTGGTCCAGAACCTGCAAGAGAACCTGGGCATCAGGTGCATTGACACTGTCCGACCAAACTGCATGGGTCAAGCAACCTTAAAGACGGACAAAGAGCTGATGAAGGAAGGACGTGGAGCTTTTGACTTCATGTCTGCTGAAGGGCTGCTCGCAGTGAAATGGTTCGATAATAAATGTGTGAGCTTTCTCAGCAGTGCCAGTGGGATCACACCTCTTTCCTCTGTCAAACGGTGGAGCAAAGAGGCCAAAGCAAAGGTCGCTGTCGCGTGCCCTTCACTCATCCCTGCCTACAATCAGCATATGGGAGGCATTGATCTGTCTGACATGCTGGTACACATGTATAAGACCCCGGCAAAATCCAGGCGATGGTACCTTCCGCTGTTTGGATACATCCTAGAACTCTGTATCTCAAATGCCTGGCTCGTCTACAAGCGGGACTGCAGCTTCCTGAAAGAAACACAGCTGCCTCTCAAAAAGTTCCGTCTGGCAGTCGCACACACTATGGCTCAAGTCAACAAGCCAGCATCCAAAGTTGGCCGACCTTCATCATCCTCTCCACAGCAGATGTGGTCAAAGAAAAAGTCCAATACCCAAAGACCCTCGCACCCACAACCAGATGTACAGTATGATAATTTCGGACATTTGCCACTTCACTCAAACAAGCGGGGGCGATGCAACCTCTGTCCAAAGGGAGTGTCGAGATGGAAGTGCAAGAAATGTCATGTATTCCTGTGCATGAATGCAAAGAAGGAATGCTTTGCAGCATACCATCACAAATGAATGGCCAAAGGCAAAATAAGTGCTGTTGCACCCCTGTGCTGTTGCATgacaaaaatatttgttgtatttattttatatcgtCTATGTAACTGTGTAATGGAACATTATCCATTGTATCAATAAGTCCACCAGTATTTGTTTCACTGACGATAGTTATTTATTCTGTGTTTTGAACAATGAGACCTGTGTTATGTTACACTGTGTATAGTTAAATGAGTATCATAAATGTGTGTCAGCTAGGTGACTATTGGCTTTATCTAGCTACCAGTCTTTAATCTTTAGTCGGGGTAGCCCTAATTCCTACAGTAATCATGAATCACATCTCGCACATCACATTGCAATATCCCTCAAAATACTAAATGTTTTTACCACATTGTTTAGCCCTTACTGCACAGTGGAGGCTTTCTTTTTCTCccactgacataaaaaaaaaaaaaaagttttgcaccagcacacacacacacacacacacacacacacatacacacacttgatGTGTTTGGAGCCATCAATAGCAGTCATCAGATTTTTTATTGGCCAAGAACTTGCACTTAATATGACTTGTTCTGAATGTTGTTCTTGTATTATGAACAGACATCTCAACCGTTTGGTAGAGGACTGTATCTAAAATACTGTTGGgtctcattgaaaaaaaaatactgattgttgttattgttatcatAATTGAATAGTAAATGCAAAGAAATTatttttcctttgcttttttcATAGTGCGTACCTTAAAGGGCTAAGAGCATgaacacagttatttttgcacctgacctTATTGAAAATGCATTTGTAGGGGTTTCCTTTTCAGTCGCAAAATTTATGGGAAGAtagaattaaaatgaatcatGCAACACAATTTAGTAATGTTTGCGCTCGTGAAATTACTGATTTTCACCATTATTTAACACTCTTCTTGGTAGATTGTGTTGGAAATTATGGAAATTATCTGGCtgcgtctgtgttctttaatttgcgcattgtcagtaaatcacccGCAGAAATTTCCACTCTCATTAGCGCTTTTTTTGGAATTGCGCTCTCACGCTTATTTCCCctttttagtaaatctggccctaaaaCGTCAATTTTCTTTGAATCGCTTGTTTGTTTGGCATGACTGCTAACTAAGGAAGAACCATCAAAAGCATTAAGAAAAGAGAGGATTTCaccaaataattttaataatctgGAAGcacagatatgtgtgtgtgtgtgtgtgtgtgtgtgtgtgtgtggactgagGGTTTAGACACAGCTTAAACTTACCAAATCTTTACTAGATAAAGTCTTTGGGTCGTTGAGGTGGGATTTCAGCACGTTGCATGCAGAGAGCATCTTCTCATTCAACTCATACCTgggaagaacaaaaataaatatatatcagtTTCCTCCGAGGAGGCAAGAGAGGCAGTGTCTCCTCAAAGTTGATTGAGAAAATGGTCAATACTACAGAAagtaaataatgcaaatattattaaatatgacaTAAAAGTATAAAAGATCCCGTCTTTGGTGTTTGTGCATGTTCCGCGTTCGTGAATCAGTCTGAATGAATAATATAATGGTGTTAATGggaagacaaattaaaataaGTCAACAATTCACACACTTAGATGGAACCACATTTTTATGTGAAGATAAGACTTAAATGGGCTGAAAACTTGATCTGTGGGAGTTTTTAGTGAGTAATCAGCTTGGTTAAATTTGAAGTAAATCTCTGAGTCTGTGACCAATAATTACCGAGCTTTGATGACCGATGATCCAAAAAATCAAAACATAGttaaaagttaattattaaaaagaatagcTGAACATTAGTCCACaataaaatatgtgaccctggattaagatttatatatcatccaaaagctgaataaataagatttcctttgatatattttttgttatggatttaataaatagaatattcATTACAttcttaatgtaaaaatatatataaaaaagtttttttctgatAGTTAAACATAACTTACACTAAGAAAATATGACTGCGACATGAatttacatttgataaaaaaaaatggctcCTTATTTTGAACACCACAGCACACAactgatagatatatatataaatgcatgacaCTTCTGAGTTCTGACCAGCATCGGACAAAGAACCCTGCATATAAATGAGTTTTTGGATCACAAGTGGAAACCAGTCTTGGGTAGGTCAGGGGATTCTGGACTCCAGCTAAAGAATATCCAGAtactatccaaatataaaataatattaattctaGGTGAAAAGAGGACTTCTTTAAGATTATGAAGGGTAGTACTTTAGTACTCTTTCTCATAACTCATGTCAGGCTTGGCATGTAGGATTCTTACCTGATATGATTATACAGATCTGCGGTTTCATTCGTGCCTCCAAACagtctacttttattttttaaaaatgcagaaataacaTCCAAATACCTTACAttccctttcagatgcaaaagACTCTTGAACTATGAATCACTTGTTGCATCTGGATCTAAGAGTTACTGGCAATACTTGCCTCTGCCTTTTATCTAGGCCTAAATCTTCAGTGTCTCTGTCTTCATCCACTGCTTCATTATTTCCGAATTCTTCTTTCCTCCTCTCTCTCACATTCACCATCTTTGTTTCGTCTTTGTCCTCCTCTTCATCCTCTGACCCAGAGGAGCTGCTCTCTTCTGAGCTGGAATCGTCACTCGATGTCGTCTCATAACTAGACATTGAAAGCACAGATTTCGCACATAGTTGAATAATTGCATATTTACACGCATTCTGGAATACTTGACTGAGTGTTCAACAGTTGACACTGATTTTGAAAAATGACTGTTTATTTCATAGTTCTTCATGGCAAAATACAATTGCTACTTTCATGTGTCATAACTCAGTGGTCTCTTTAATTAGAATAtcgaattgtttttaaataaaaaagtaagctagtgcagtaaaaatgaaaaactaaatagaTAAGCTAAATAGTCCATAGAAAAAAGTAAACTGTACTGCAGGTTACTaataatatatgcatttatattgtaatatagaTGCAGCTTATTCTAAAGTacaactaaaataatttaaactcaaATTTTCAAACCAATATTTCAAGGTATTCGGTTAATAAGTTTGGCACTGGAAGGCATCAGGGTTCCTTTGGGTGGGGGGTCAATAATGACCAGCTGGCTATATCCCTTATGACCAACATCAGCTGAGAGAGAAGAGACCTCTTTCATAATAAAGGTCTCTTCTCCTCATATTGAGAGAGCGAACCTACCCTCCATTTACACCAACAAACTGCAAGTTCTTTTTTGTGCCGTTAGGTCCCTGATGACCGTCTTTCTTCATGATGGACTTCAGGGTGTTCTGACTGCCTAATAGAAAAAAGATGCAGGCAATCAATTAGTTTTATATCATTGAAGTGGAGCCaaaatatttacgttttaaatgaaatattaattcagGTATAAACAGTGGTCAGGCATATTCAAGtctacatacatatttttaaaaaaactgtttaaagtaatattttctctCCACCACAAAATCTGACAAAAATGTTGACAATCTATCAAAAAGCTGACGTACTGATTTATTATGATATACAGTATTATTGCTGTTATAGGAAATAAACAAGCTGTATCTACATTAGCCAGCAACATCTAATCAAGACCATAAGCTGGAGCTGGCTACATTTCCAAATCTGACAGACATGTACAATGTCCAACCCTTGTTGTCATTTTCAAGAGAAGAAAGAATAATCAAGCACTGatagtttaaaataaagttttagggggaaaaaaactatGTGAAGCAAAAGAAACATCCCACAACCTAAAGCTATGGCGAACATGTTAAGTGCAGGCTTTGCTCTGCCAAATAATGAAGAGGATAGCCACCCCTCTCCACAAAGTCTGAAAAAAGAACAGTTCTGAGAGCTGCCAGAACATGCCCTTCACATGGACACACtccctctgtctgtgtctctaaCATTGTATGCAGTGAAGGTACTCATTATAcaagtttcctttattttgacagctgAGAGGGAACTATGCGTCTTGAATCTGTTACATGCTCTCCTGAGACAGTCAACACAAGTGTTGTTTAATCGAAAAAGCCATCCATCAAGGGAAGTTCAACATGAAGAAGTGGCTTCTTTTAGCACGTCAAATCAATGCACAAAATGTCAACTACAACTGACTGtgactgcattaaaaaaagatatatatttcagCTGTATAAAAGCAAACAACTTGGAAACTGattgttttaagtaaaaaaaatacaataaatatatatatcacttgTGGGATGCCACCGATAGAGGCCTTGCTAATCAACTAATCATCTATGGTTTTTATAGGTATGATACTGTACATAATTATTTACTCTCAAATTATACCTGCAAGACATTATAATATAGCTCCTGCCAAAACAAAGTAGCTTGAAAGAGGACAACttaacattacatacatttagAATGGTGCATTTTATGATTCTCTTAAAGTTTAAGATAATATATGCCGTGATTTTGGTATGAATCTGAATTCTAGTCTCTAGATATTCTTCTTAATAGCAGATGGTCTTTCATTGCAATGAGCCAAAGGTagtaatgtaataaaaacatttctgcAGAAGAATGTCTGATGTTGAGAATACCTGAGCACATATCCTGCTCTATCTAGAGCTGAATCAGTTGACAGCACACATGGACAAACAGCAGGATTTTGGCAGCAAGAACTTTAAATCAACACAATGACTGTCAACTACAACTGACTGTATCTGCaaaaatatatgtacaatatTATAGATCTCTCTTGTTTAGTGACAGAAATGGGCATACCATGCAATGCTGTGGACATCTGCTGGTCCATGCGGCTTTTCTGTGTTGCTGTACCATGTTCATATGCATcattaatacaaacattttctatCTGTGTGACCTCTGCCCGGCTCAAACTATTCGAGTGGGAACGAACCGCACTGACCATCTGTGTTTCTGGATAGATAGGATGAgaacagacagaaaaagaaaaaacgctGACATGAAGTACAATAATTTAGTTCTTTAAAACAACATATATTTATACCTCAGCACAATCAaatcttaaaatgttttaatgttctttTATTGATCCATGTGATAAGGAACAAAAATATCAGGAAACGGTTTTGTTATTGTATCATGAAAATCTGAAATTCATCCTTGCAgagcttaaaatatattttttaacatgaaTGGCCAAAACAACTAAACATGCAACCAGAGTTGCAGAATAGTGTGCTTACAGATTCTCTCAAGGTTTAAGATAGTATGTGCAATGATTATGGTATGACATTTTTCATATTAGGTGGTCTTTTATAATCATGAACAAAAGGtagtaatgaaataaaaatatctctgcaagaGAATGTCTGATATGGAGAATACCTGAGCACATCTCCTACTTTATCTAAGTCCAGAATTTAAAAGACCACAGCAGACATGGAAGCAATGAAATCTTGGCAGCACTTTCGACTGACCATTGGCCATAATCCTCTGatgtgcatgtaaaaaaaaaatatctctctCGATTCCCTGCAGAGTGGATCAACTGTTATTTTCTGTATAACTTCAGAGCATTCCATAAAGACTCATGCTAAAAGCCTGGTATTTCTAAAGAAAAGATGACACAGAAATATGAAACCACTGAACTAAGAACTTCTAGATTCTTCTGATTTAAAATTTTCCTGGAAATAATACTTAATTATACTTTAGACGCTCCCTGAGTCTGGTCCTATAGAGAGAGAAAGTCTTTAAACAAATCTTCTTTCCATTACATAACACTGAGGACCTATGAATCAGCATCagcaaagacaacaacaacaactagccATTTAGCACAAGCTGCTGCCTTCCAAAAGAGATGAGATCATTGTTGGATTATATCCAAAGTTGGATTATATCCAGGGATTATATCCCTATCCCTCACTATAATCAGCAGGAAAATGAGGCCAGAGTTTAAACATAGCAACTTGGAGCACAGCAATGCTTTATGCTAAAGATATTTCTCTTCTTCTTCATGTATGTTCTTTGGTTCAAGTTTTGATTCATGTGAAATATTGCACATATGGTAATTATAACAAATATTTCGCAACAATTCATTCATACCGTCTAGAACTTGACCAGATTAATGAGGTCtttgtaacaaaaaataaataaataaaaaattcagcagTGGTCTTACAAAAACATTGAGCATGTAGGATAAATCAAACTGCAACTAACCTTTCACAGTGTGGTCTGTGTCCTCCTTCTGCCTCAGAAGATCCATATTGGAGAGTTCCTCACTACTTCCATACTTCATAACTGAATTGATGGATGATAAAGTAGTAACCAGCTCACTGTTGATGGAGCTAAACTGAGATTGTTGAGGTGGGCAGAATGCATCTGCCAGCTCACTGTAGTTCTGAGCAAGCAACATCTGCTGTTCCTGCAAAAGCTTCTGCACTCTCTCTATGTAGTGATCAAGTCCAACATCTGCCCCCGTCTGTGAGTGAATGGGTCCTGCTGATAGGATTGATCCCACAGGAAAACTCTCAATTTGGCTCGAGGTAGGAGACTGAGAAGGGCCACATGCAATGTTCCTCGTCTTCTGACCGACTAAAAAGTTTTCATGTATGTCTGTGAGGCCAACTCCAATCTCTTTGGTTTTGCAAAATGGCGACTTTTCATGTATACCTTCTTCAGATGCTGTAGTACCTACTGAAACTGAGTGAGTTTTTAATGTGGCCAGCACATCTTTTACAAGACCATCGCCAATGGCAATTGTTCGAGTCTCCACTGGTACGGTGCTAACTTGTTTGTCTTTTGAGTATGGCATTGTATTGGTACAGGAGTCCATAAGAACTACCTTGTCTGTATTGGTTAACTTACCTATTGTCTCAGTTTCTGTGTTTGTGTACTGGGAGGCACACGTGGGTAAGACCATGACTCCAAAGTCAGTTCTCTGAACTTCATCTGTTGCTGTGCTCTGGGTTGCCATCTCCTTGATGGGTCTGACCATTACATCCACTGAACAATCTCCACATCCAATAGACCTAAACTCCTTAGCTTGCTCAGCCTGGGTTTTGCAAAGTCCTAAACCTTCGGCCGTTAATTCAGTGTTGATCCCCATTTCACATACACTTAATTCCATTCCCACACCCTGGCTGCACATCACAACCTGCCTGCCAACACATTGATCCTTAACCACAGCACGTTCTTGTACAACCCACTGATCCATTGGCAACTCCGGACCCACTGAAACATGCCATGCCTCTGGTCTGCAAATAATGCCAACTGAATTCATTTGTTGGATATGATTTGTGCTTGCATTGCTAAATTCAACATGGTTGCCCACACCTTGGCTCTGTGTGGACACTCTGGCCTCCACTGAAGTGCCGTACATCTCTGGCCTTGCCATCATACCCTTGTCTGCCTTTTTTCTTGATCCAGCCTCTTGAAGCTGAAGCTTTAGCTTTCCCATTTCCATTTGGTGGGTTGTCTCCTTAAGTTGAACCTCCAGTCTGTAGATCTTTTCTTTCAGGGCTTCAATGGTCTGGTGTTGCATCTCCATTTCAGCTTCTACTTCACTACTCAAACCTAGCATGGCTTCAGTCACACCAACTCCTGTGCTCCTCAACTCCTGCTCTGTTCCCACAGCCACATCTCTGTTTTTCCCAGGTGACCTCCGATATACAACCACATTGTTCATGTTCTCATCATCTCCGACACCAATGGACTTGCTCTCACGCCTACACCACTGGACGTTTTGGTTTGTTCTTTCCTCTGTTTGGTGTAAGCTGTGCTTTCTTTTCTCCCCATTATCCTGCAGGTTCCTCTCCAAAGCCTCCACTTCAGCCGTCAGTTGCCTGAACTCTTGTAGCCTTTGACTGTTCTGCTCAGTGTTCTCCATCTCCTCAATGTGGAGTTCAGAGCCTATCCTGAGCTGGGTCAGTGGCTCATACTGATCAGCACTGCCAACACTATAGGAGCGCTTCCTGAAGCCTTCACCTAGACTTTGCCCCGCTACCTTGGGGTTCTTCATCTCGGACACTAGTTGTCTTCTTTCTTCTTGCAAGACTGAGATCTTGACTTGAAGGATTGGGATGGTCTTCACCTGCTCCTCTAGTTCTTTTAGTCTCTTCAGAGCCACTACCATCTGTTCTCGGATGTGCTGGAGGTGCAGGGGACTAACATTGGTCACTGGGGTGGCCATGCCTGAGCTGAGGGGACTGTGGCGGATCGAACTGCCCATAGAGGATGTGAAGTAGGGGTTGTACTCGCCATTGCCTTGATGTCCATTATGTTGAAAAGAATGTGAGCTGGGTGAAACCTGGCTTGGCCCATAGGAGACACTGTAAGAGGACAGGGAACTGGAAGAACCCATTCCTCCAAAACTGGCTAGCTGCCGACGAGGTGGCTCATTGACTGTAGGATGTATCAGGAGCCGTTCCTGTTCCAGTCGCCTTCGGGTCTCCATCAGTGTTTTCTCCACCTGTGGGTTATGGCGAAGAAGGTGGGGAGAAGGCGGAGGCAGCAGCTGCTTGGTCTCAGGGACGTTCACAAAGGCTTGGGGAGCTTCATGGACTTGGGCAGTATGGCCAGGGGGGGCTACCTGGTTCTGAGGCATAAAGTAGACGGGCAACTGTTTGCTCTCATCACTGTTAGAAGAGGATAAGGAGTCTGTTGAAGTCCACTCGGCCTGGTCACTGCAGCTGCTCTGAATAGGAGGCACAGACTTGAACACTTTTGGCTTCCTTTGGATGTTTAGCTTCTTGATGGTGTTGCCCCTCTCAATGTCATCCACATACTTAAGAAAGTCCAGGTCTAGCTGATAACCATACTGGGTTTCCAAACAGTACGGGTCCTTCTCATCATTAtctctttctgaaaaaaaaaaaaaaaaatttctttaaaatatccaAAACAATGTCAGAGAAGAAAATTTACAATCAgtccttaaaatatattaaatttttcaaAGCTTTGTAGCACCATAAAACTTTGTGATGTAAAGATCCCCAAATATGATGATTTCCTTtacaaaatattatacaaatattgcACACCAATATGTGGTCGTGAAGccaaagtaataaaataacaacaacaaatgaaTTGATTAAAACAGCCAGCTAgtctaaaaacttaaaaataaataaataatctttttgaCAGAATGGTTTTACAGTCCCTGTTACATTAAGACCTTACAATTGGTAACAACAAATGAATTTATTAAAACAGCCAGCTagtctaaaaatgtaaaaataaataaattctcttTTGTACAGAATGGTTCTATAGTCCCTGTTCAGGGGctgatctagaaaaatattgatggggtggcaagaagggggcaggaattttttAAGGGGTTGCACTGGCAACTTATGGCAGacgtatatacaggtgctggtcatataattagaatatcatcaaaaagttgacttatttcactaattccattcaaaaagtgaaacttgtatattatattcattccttACACACAGTGATgactataactgacaactaaggaaaatcccaaattcattatctcagaaaatttgaatataacttaagaccaaaacaaagaa
Above is a window of Carassius carassius chromosome 4, fCarCar2.1, whole genome shotgun sequence DNA encoding:
- the LOC132139451 gene encoding KN motif and ankyrin repeat domain-containing protein 1-like, with product MEWRLRKCSVSEERQPAACSCYKTLLRLVKEQAPLHEDCCLTWERDNDEKDPYCLETQYGYQLDLDFLKYVDDIERGNTIKKLNIQRKPKVFKSVPPIQSSCSDQAEWTSTDSLSSSNSDESKQLPVYFMPQNQVAPPGHTAQVHEAPQAFVNVPETKQLLPPPSPHLLRHNPQVEKTLMETRRRLEQERLLIHPTVNEPPRRQLASFGGMGSSSSLSSYSVSYGPSQVSPSSHSFQHNGHQGNGEYNPYFTSSMGSSIRHSPLSSGMATPVTNVSPLHLQHIREQMVVALKRLKELEEQVKTIPILQVKISVLQEERRQLVSEMKNPKVAGQSLGEGFRKRSYSVGSADQYEPLTQLRIGSELHIEEMENTEQNSQRLQEFRQLTAEVEALERNLQDNGEKRKHSLHQTEERTNQNVQWCRRESKSIGVGDDENMNNVVVYRRSPGKNRDVAVGTEQELRSTGVGVTEAMLGLSSEVEAEMEMQHQTIEALKEKIYRLEVQLKETTHQMEMGKLKLQLQEAGSRKKADKGMMARPEMYGTSVEARVSTQSQGVGNHVEFSNASTNHIQQMNSVGIICRPEAWHVSVGPELPMDQWVVQERAVVKDQCVGRQVVMCSQGVGMELSVCEMGINTELTAEGLGLCKTQAEQAKEFRSIGCGDCSVDVMVRPIKEMATQSTATDEVQRTDFGVMVLPTCASQYTNTETETIGKLTNTDKVVLMDSCTNTMPYSKDKQVSTVPVETRTIAIGDGLVKDVLATLKTHSVSVGTTASEEGIHEKSPFCKTKEIGVGLTDIHENFLVGQKTRNIACGPSQSPTSSQIESFPVGSILSAGPIHSQTGADVGLDHYIERVQKLLQEQQMLLAQNYSELADAFCPPQQSQFSSINSELVTTLSSINSVMKYGSSEELSNMDLLRQKEDTDHTVKETQMVSAVRSHSNSLSRAEVTQIENVCINDAYEHGTATQKSRMDQQMSTALHGSQNTLKSIMKKDGHQGPNGTKKNLQFVGVNGGYETTSSDDSSSEESSSSGSEDEEEDKDETKMVNVRERRKEEFGNNEAVDEDRDTEDLGLDKRQRYELNEKMLSACNVLKSHLNDPKTLSSKDLRSCVNTVQHEWFRVSSQKTAVAEMVEDYLNAFRGVSPALLQHIVNMADGNGNTALHYSVSHSNFHIVKKLLDADACNVNQQNKAGYTPIMLAALAAVEAPKDMRVVEELFSKGDVNAKASQAGQTGLMLAVSHGRMDMVKALLACGADINIQDDEGSTALMCASEHGHVEIVKLLLSQPGCNPTLSDNDESNALSVALEAGHKDIAVLLYAHMNFSKAQSPGTPRLGRKTSPSPTRKGHI